The following nucleotide sequence is from Roseivirga sp. BDSF3-8.
GCGCACTTCCAGCAGGATGGCCACATGTCTATGCATAATCCTCACGGCAGAGCTAATTATGAGCCTAATAGCTGGGGGCCGGAAGATGGCGGTCCGCGCGAGTCGGCGGAGAAGGGGTATCAAAGTGTGCCGGAAGAGCCGCACGGGCCTAAGGTACGTGCCCGCTCTGAGACCTTTGCCGATCACTACAGTCAGGCGCGGCAGTTTTATATCAGTCAGACTGAAGTAGAGCAGGACCATATGGCCGATGCCCTGGTGTTTGAGCTGAGTAAGGTAGAAAAGGTTTCCATACGTGAGCGCATGGTTTCTCATCTGCTGAATATAGATGATAAGCTGGCCGGTAAAGTGGCGGAAGGGCTGGGTGTAAAGCCTATGCCGAAAGCGGCAACGCCTGCGATGGAGGTGAGAAGGGATTTGAAACCCTCAGACCCTTTGAGTATTCTGAAGAATACGCCTGACAACTTTAGGGGGCGTAAGATTGGTATACTGGTGAGCGAGGGCTTTGAAGCTGAAGCTGTGAAGGCTCTGAAGGAGGCGGCCGAAAAGGCTGGTGCCATGGTGGAGATGGTAGGTCCCCGTGTAGCCGGTGTAACGTGCTCTGAGGGTAAATCTCACCAGATGGATGAGAAGGTAGACGGCGGTCCCTCTGTGATGTATGATGCTGTGGCTGTAATCGGCAGCAAGGAGGGTATAGAGGACCTGGCGGCGATGCCACCGGCCCGCGAGTTTGTGGCTAATAGCTACGCTCACTATAAGTTTGTTGCCTATAATGAAGCTGCCATGCCGCTCTTCGAGAAGACCGGCCTGCCTAAGAGCCTGGACAAAGGCTTTATGAACCTGAGCAATGGATCCTCGGCGGCGGACTTCCTGGATACGTGTAAGAAGCTCCGCTTCTGGGATAGAAAGGAGGGGGCTTGATTTACAGGCGCTGACCCATATACATGACAACAGCCCGGCCTCTGCAGAGACCGGGCTGTTTTTGTAAATTTCGATGTTATAGTTATAGAAAAAGAGGTCAATGAGGCCTCTTTTTCTATTTAAACAGAGACTTAATTACCTTTTATAATACCCTTGTATTCTGCTGTCTGTACGGGAGATAGAGCGACCCTGGCTGCAGGTACCGTTCCAGTTACCTTCATCTACATAAATATGTGTAGATGTAACGGAGGTAACGAGTGCCATGTGACCATAGGTAGTATTATAGCCGCTGCCAAACAGGATGACGACTGCGCCTACAGAAGGGGTGTAGGTGTTGATGTTAGCTCTTTTCTGAGCGATAGAGCCCCAGTAACCGGGCAGGTTGTTATCCAGCCGGCACTTTACATATTGGTAGCAGTCCCAGCATGAACCGGTGCAGCTACTGTGCAGAGCAGACTCTTCTTGTGTGATTTGTCCAACTGGTTGAGGTTCTTCAATGGTCGCGTCGCCGCAGGAAGCAATTGTAAACATCATGATAGTAGCTACCATTGAAGAGAAGAATTTAGGTTGTTTCATTTTCTTGTTTAGAAAAAAATTGGTTTGTTAATGATATGATTTTGTCGTTGTTGACGAATCAAAGGTTGCAGGTTTTTTTTGTAAAAAAAAGAAGGTTTTTCTACTGGATTTCAGGGTGTTAGCAGGCTTGTGAAAATATCTATTTTAAGGAGATATTCAGCGAGGGGCTCAACTATATTTTTTTTGAGGTATATTTTTTCTTATGGTGTTTTTTTACATAGAAAGAGTCAGAATTTTTCTTATGCCTTTAAAGGCCTATAGGATTTTATGGTACATTTTAGATGGAATTAAATACGTGTGAATACACGCATTTATTTTCGATTTAACAATTTGTTAATATTAGATTATTCAAATATTTTTGAGCCATGTGTTTTGTTGTATACGGGTGCGGAAAAGTGATATAAAAAATGAATGAGCCACCTTCTTACTGCGGCTTTTTCTGGCTTCTACCAAACCGTAATCCTCACAACTTTCCCCTCACGGCCGACGGCCCAGCCTACCTTGCCGGAAGGGGAGAAGCGGATGGCATTAAGGTCTGTATTTGATAAGGGTTGCCAGGTTCGTCCGCCGTCATAGGTTATGTCCATACCCGAGGTGCCCACTGCTATAAAGGTTGCTTCTGTGCCTGGTATCCACGCGACTCCGGAGCGGTAGCCCCGCAGGCCCGCATTATCGATACGCTCCCAGGTGAGGCCGCCATCAGCGGACACTACGAGGTTGTTTTCTTCGTCATCTGTTTGGGTATAATCTCCCCCCACAGCGACTATGTTGCCCTGAGCATTAGCGGCCATACTGTATATACCCCTGGCCTCGCTGGTAGCGTCCATGGGTACATCTACGGCATGCCAGCCCTGGTAATGGCCATCCAGCCGGATAACTCTTACCTGGCTGCCTCCTGTAGCAAACATAAGTACAGAATCACCCAGGGCGATCATACCGCTATTGCTTGCGGCAAAGCCGGCTTCTCCCTTCCCGGCATCGGGAATAGCGGAGGGAGGTATGGGCCGCCACTCTCTGCCTCCATACACTGTGGCCAGCAGGAGGAATTTACCATCGACAGGATCACTCATCACCAAACCCAGGGAATCACTGCCAAACAGGAGGGCATCGAAAAAGGCCTGGCCTGAGGTGTCCCTGTAGGTCATCCGCCATTCTCTGCCTGCATCTTCTGTGCGGTAGATCATTGCCGGCTGGCCTGCAGAGCCTATTACGGACGTCTGCTCATCAAAGGCCCACAGGGTGCGGTAGTCAAGTGAGTCGGCGGGGGGAGGGGGGAGCTGCTTCCAGGTATTGCCGCCGTCTGTGGTGCGCAGCAGGGTACCCTCGGGTCCGCTTACCCACACCAGGGAATCGGACAGCACATGAAGCCCGCGGTAGCTGAGAGGTAGGGGGAGGGTGTCTGGTTGCAGGGTGATCTTCTGGGCACTTGCAGATAAGGCTGTTCCTATGATCAGTACCAGTAGAGGCGCAAGCTTTTTCAATACGATGGTATTTTGTTTCTCCTCTAAACTAAAGAGAATTTTTAGAAGTACCCTTCAAGCACAATCCGGCAGATAGCCCTTCTAGGTAAAAAAAATTATTATTAAAAGTTTTATTACACTTGATTATTTGAGCTGAAGATTGCAAATTGTTC
It contains:
- a CDS encoding CHAP domain-containing protein; amino-acid sequence: MKQPKFFSSMVATIMMFTIASCGDATIEEPQPVGQITQEESALHSSCTGSCWDCYQYVKCRLDNNLPGYWGSIAQKRANINTYTPSVGAVVILFGSGYNTTYGHMALVTSVTSTHIYVDEGNWNGTCSQGRSISRTDSRIQGYYKR
- a CDS encoding WD40/YVTN/BNR-like repeat-containing protein, yielding MKKLAPLLVLIIGTALSASAQKITLQPDTLPLPLSYRGLHVLSDSLVWVSGPEGTLLRTTDGGNTWKQLPPPPADSLDYRTLWAFDEQTSVIGSAGQPAMIYRTEDAGREWRMTYRDTSGQAFFDALLFGSDSLGLVMSDPVDGKFLLLATVYGGREWRPIPPSAIPDAGKGEAGFAASNSGMIALGDSVLMFATGGSQVRVIRLDGHYQGWHAVDVPMDATSEARGIYSMAANAQGNIVAVGGDYTQTDDEENNLVVSADGGLTWERIDNAGLRGYRSGVAWIPGTEATFIAVGTSGMDITYDGGRTWQPLSNTDLNAIRFSPSGKVGWAVGREGKVVRITVW